Below is a genomic region from Deltaproteobacteria bacterium.
TCGCCGAGCTTGTCGGCGAGATTCCTTTCGAACATCGCGCGCGTTATCGTATGGCCGTCGCGACCGATGTACTCTCGGAAGGCGTCCACGATTCGCTGGGGATCGCTGCGCTCGTCTGCGAGTCCGGCCGCAAGGTCGAACAGGTCGCGTCCCTTGGCGCGTTGGTAGAGAGCTCGCAGCTTGGTGGCGAGCAACTCGTCGAGTTCGAAGGTCACGATGTCGGCCGCGCCCGAGAACCATCGTGATTCCACGGAGAACAGACGCCTGGCGAACCCGAACGCGGCGAAGTGCTCGCGCGTGTTGATCTCGACCTTGAGGCGCAGGCGCCTTGCGGGGACGTCCTCGGAATCGAAGCGGTAGCCGAACGTCACCCGGCCTCTCGACTGCTTCCATCGGGCTTCGCCGAGCCAGGGGTCGAGAACGCCGCGCAACGCGTCCATCACCGGTCCGGCCGGCCCGGGCGCGACCTGGATCAGATCGATATCCTCCGAGTAACGCGCGGGCGGCGTCAGGTAGAGTTTGTATAGTGCGGTGCCTCCCCGGAAGGCCAGCGCGGCCCCGAGGGCCGGGTCGGAGAATATGTCGACCAGCGCGCGGGAAATGACGAGATCCTGCTCGACCTGGAAGTCCTCGACCCACGGCGCCGCCGCCCGCCATTCGGTGATGTAGTCCCGCGGGATCATGCTTCCGGCTCGACGACGGCGTTGACGTGCAGCCGCCAGTCCCTGGACCGCGGGGCAGCGTCAGCGCTGGCGGACGGTATCAGCTTCGTGAAATTTCGAGCGCTTTTCCGCACGTGCTCCTTCAGGAGAACGGCCCTGTCGCCGGCGCCGACATGTTCGAGGAGGTAGCCCAGCCGCTGAGCCCAGAGGACCGGCGCCGAATTCGCCGCAACCACCAGGCGCTCCGGGTCCATCTCCCCGCCGAGCTCGGACAGAACACCCGCCACCCGGTCGACTCCTCCGGCGTGACGCATGTAGCCCACGAGGTCGAGCGCCGTTGCTTCTACCGTCGACACCAGAATGGTCCCGCGCGGGGTGTTGAAGTTCTGGACCGGAACCTCGCCCACGTTCCGGCGGGCAACGAAGGCCACTCTGACCGAACCGCACGCGATAGCCGGCCTGCTCCTGCCAAGGACGATCTGGAACGCTTGCGGACGATGATGCGCCGAGCCATGGTACTGGGCGGCTGACAGGAGCCCCGCGTAGTACGGAACCCTCCGGTGCTCCATGAGGGAAGGGATGAACTGGTCCGCGGGCAGGCAGCCAAGCCGCCGGTATTCCGGCGGTACGATGACATGGAAACCGCGCGCCGGGCTTGCGATTTCGCCCTTGGCTGCCAACCGGCTCAGAGCCCGTCTTGCGGCCGCGCCGGAAACGCGCAACGCGGCCCGAAGCTCGGCCGCAGTAAAGTGAT
It encodes:
- a CDS encoding nucleotidyl transferase AbiEii/AbiGii toxin family protein, which gives rise to MIPRDYITEWRAAAPWVEDFQVEQDLVISRALVDIFSDPALGAALAFRGGTALYKLYLTPPARYSEDIDLIQVAPGPAGPVMDALRGVLDPWLGEARWKQSRGRVTFGYRFDSEDVPARRLRLKVEINTREHFAAFGFARRLFSVESRWFSGAADIVTFELDELLATKLRALYQRAKGRDLFDLAAGLADERSDPQRIVDAFREYIGRDGHTITRAMFERNLADKLGDPQFGADMTALLTESYEWRPEKSARTVSERLISLLPGGP
- a CDS encoding type IV toxin-antitoxin system AbiEi family antitoxin: MYASRAPHARDLIADLAAHGRHHFTAAELRAALRVSGAAARRALSRLAAKGEIASPARGFHVIVPPEYRRLGCLPADQFIPSLMEHRRVPYYAGLLSAAQYHGSAHHRPQAFQIVLGRSRPAIACGSVRVAFVARRNVGEVPVQNFNTPRGTILVSTVEATALDLVGYMRHAGGVDRVAGVLSELGGEMDPERLVVAANSAPVLWAQRLGYLLEHVGAGDRAVLLKEHVRKSARNFTKLIPSASADAAPRSRDWRLHVNAVVEPEA